A stretch of Orientia tsutsugamushi DNA encodes these proteins:
- a CDS encoding MFS transporter gives MLNKNYKIILSSCIANIFEWYDYTLFIHFSITIANNFFPKANQSAILLEAFLVFAVGYLVRPIGGVFFGIIGDKFGRKEAVAMSVICISLPTTIIGILPTYQSIGISATIIITITRLLQGLSVGGNLTGSVSFLIEHSNKKNHGLLGSLLMSSLCIGILLGLLTSYLIKAILTPEQFNNWGWRIPFLLGSPIILLGIYIKYAIQDTPIFKQMQTANKIEKFPLRKTLRLHWKDILISIMINSTGSVIFYFEAAYLINYLEFNKGFDKIAIDFLNRCCCIIMAIVTLFSGWLYDRIGAKKLYTTIITLIILSIGFITQLLEQENFNLVICAQVAIAILAALYIGAEPAMQSALYSNNIRNTALSLSYNISVSIFGGTAPIIFEYLVQTTGSLNSVAYYIIACSLISLIGICLYKQSSDI, from the coding sequence ATGCTAAACAAAAATTACAAAATTATTCTAAGTAGCTGTATTGCTAATATCTTCGAGTGGTATGATTATACGTTATTCATTCATTTCTCCATTACTATTGCAAACAACTTTTTTCCAAAAGCTAATCAATCAGCTATTTTATTAGAGGCGTTCTTAGTTTTTGCAGTAGGATATTTAGTTAGGCCAATTGGAGGTGTATTTTTTGGTATTATAGGAGATAAATTCGGCAGAAAAGAAGCAGTAGCAATGTCAGTAATATGCATTTCTTTACCAACTACAATTATCGGCATTCTACCTACTTATCAATCAATAGGAATCAGTGCTACTATTATTATCACCATAACTAGGTTGCTACAAGGATTATCTGTTGGAGGCAATTTAACCGGTTCAGTTTCATTCTTAATTGAACATAGCAATAAAAAAAATCATGGACTACTTGGTAGTTTATTGATGTCTAGCTTATGTATCGGTATATTGCTAGGATTACTAACATCATACTTAATTAAAGCTATCCTAACTCCAGAACAGTTTAATAATTGGGGCTGGCGCATTCCATTTTTACTCGGCTCTCCAATAATTTTACTAGGCATTTATATTAAATATGCTATTCAGGATACTCCAATTTTTAAGCAGATGCAAACTGCTAATAAAATTGAAAAGTTTCCACTCAGAAAAACTTTGAGATTACACTGGAAAGATATATTGATTTCTATTATGATTAACTCTACTGGATCAGTTATATTTTACTTTGAAGCAGCGTATTTAATAAATTACTTAGAGTTTAACAAAGGATTTGATAAAATAGCAATTGATTTTCTAAACAGATGTTGCTGTATAATAATGGCTATAGTTACACTGTTTAGTGGATGGCTATATGATCGAATAGGGGCTAAAAAATTATACACAACAATCATTACATTAATTATATTATCTATCGGATTCATAACTCAATTACTAGAGCAAGAAAACTTCAATCTGGTTATTTGTGCTCAAGTCGCAATAGCGATTTTAGCAGCATTATATATAGGGGCTGAACCAGCTATGCAAAGTGCATTGTATTCTAATAACATTAGAAATACAGCATTATCTTTATCATACAATATTTCAGTAAGTATTTTTGGCGGCACTGCTCCAATTATTTTTGAGTATTTAGTGCAAACTACAGGCTCTCTTAATTCTGTAGCATATTATATTATAGCTTGCTCACTTATAAGCTTGATAGGAATATGTTTATATAAACAAAGTTCAGATATATAA
- a CDS encoding DMT family transporter, whose amino-acid sequence MNSDLHNYLKGILWFFLALLCSVLNDIISKKIGLSLSAAQISFLRSFGSTLALIPFILFTGIKTLKSKTLKIHFLRGILLFCSLSTWVYGLTITSVASVTIISFSIPLITLILANLVLNEDVKWYRWVATILGFIGVIIAIPTTKTIFDIRILVLFLSAFIFAILDIINKKFVNSESMLSMLFYSAFFTTIVALPFAYYSWKPLNYTYWPLIFILGCSANLILYFLLKAFSLVDSSAVAPYRYIELILSAIAGFLYFNEAVSYDILFGGAILIFSTTFIFYTEKANINKH is encoded by the coding sequence ATGAATTCTGACTTACACAACTATTTGAAAGGAATTCTTTGGTTTTTTCTAGCATTATTATGTAGTGTGCTAAATGATATAATATCCAAAAAAATAGGCTTAAGCCTTAGCGCTGCTCAAATATCATTTCTTAGATCTTTTGGAAGCACTTTAGCACTAATACCATTTATATTGTTTACTGGTATAAAAACTCTTAAGAGCAAAACATTAAAAATACATTTTCTAAGAGGAATATTATTATTTTGCTCTCTATCAACATGGGTATATGGACTAACAATCACGTCTGTAGCATCAGTAACAATTATATCTTTTTCTATTCCATTAATTACATTAATTTTAGCTAATCTAGTACTCAACGAAGATGTTAAATGGTATAGATGGGTTGCGACTATATTAGGATTTATAGGAGTAATAATTGCAATACCAACAACTAAAACAATATTTGATATTAGAATTTTAGTGCTGTTCTTATCAGCATTTATTTTTGCTATACTTGATATTATTAATAAAAAATTTGTTAATAGCGAATCAATGCTATCAATGTTATTTTATTCTGCTTTTTTCACTACTATTGTAGCATTACCATTTGCATATTACTCATGGAAACCTCTAAACTATACCTATTGGCCTTTAATTTTTATTTTAGGTTGTAGCGCTAATTTAATTCTCTATTTTCTTCTTAAAGCTTTTAGTTTAGTAGATAGTAGCGCTGTTGCTCCTTACCGCTACATAGAGCTAATACTTTCTGCTATAGCTGGATTTTTATATTTTAACGAAGCAGTAAGCTATGATATTTTGTTTGGAGGGGCAATTTTAATTTTTTCAACTACTTTCATATTTTATACTGAAAAAGCTAATATCAACAAACATTAA